One part of the Paraglaciecola sp. L3A3 genome encodes these proteins:
- a CDS encoding PVC-type heme-binding CxxCH protein translates to MPYKTHGFKFVSLALMLLTSSMCINNVAVAKKTQASQPNKFTPEDELQGFTVPEGFVVELVASEEHGIVNPIDISFDDAGRLWVQTASMYPMDLANDNGSWKDLLKLMSNKEQQLTNPEYRRLHDYYTGKIKGLDKILILEDLYKPQPAKVFADGLAIPQSVIPYKNGIFVVQGAQLFYLSDDNNDDKADSRETILDGFGFLDTHTMAHSLTRGPGGWIYFSHGALNKGLVTALRSGVEQRVDYQKIARFSVDGKKIELVSSGLNNVWGHALRGNGQWYGTEANDFGFSITPMENGTGFKGIGSDRLRPYQPWVTPLHEFRVGGTGISGLAFSDDIKGGFPEEWKDVGLLANPITNKINAVKIVRNADGSVAAEHLEDFLTSKDEWFRPVNLEFGPDGSLYIVDWYNKVVSHNEVSREHPDRDKSHGRIWRVRHRSQTQQTFTNFKTLDSKYLVEHLKSSGTTWAKRAAWHQIADRQATQLAPELITVIADASLHEQTRIVALWALESLAHYDRNLMVSLLKSAEPDLRREAVRALASMPISTVEFTHLLKPFIQDKNVMVRSQVLRSVEHFGKANADTIDLVVSFCLEDSADNKMGSGYERKFERYLARKALEQYVVELGLYLKSDLAKKQPRSNIAWAKKALTGNLTAKSFLAAWQDNPIKKITKDNIFQISQLLKDKQVFTTLASAFSNQANAEETVAAALTYREAIKSKEMNQALVPAIASLLQTENKMKAIQAAAIFNYLPAIPEAVSALDESSDKVLLLSALTLIAKKPAAHVDAVVKLFSQTKDADIKAQAFKILVLAEFPLAKQQIKSLFTELSVAQKHDLLSSLSSSKQGAKVVLDAYEQKLITADSIDIHTVNAVAAFVKNDAQIMALEKLVKNKAAADKKALDHKFEKYQEIVMQDIGQASKGESLFKSFCLSCHLVGSEGAGFAPALDGSAHRSNEGLLTAILDPNAAVEGSYYTYRVIKTDGSVIEGFREMHDETGVTLRFMGGGSYTIPQAEVQKAFFTNRSVMPNNLVDGLSKQQFANLIAFIKTLN, encoded by the coding sequence ATGCCTTATAAAACACATGGTTTTAAGTTTGTATCCCTAGCCCTAATGTTACTAACATCTTCGATGTGTATAAATAACGTAGCAGTAGCAAAAAAAACACAAGCTTCTCAACCCAATAAGTTTACACCTGAAGATGAGCTACAAGGATTCACCGTACCAGAAGGATTTGTGGTTGAGCTCGTTGCAAGTGAAGAGCATGGCATTGTTAATCCCATTGATATTTCTTTTGATGATGCGGGGCGTTTGTGGGTTCAAACGGCTTCCATGTATCCAATGGATTTAGCCAATGATAATGGCAGTTGGAAAGATTTACTTAAATTAATGAGCAATAAGGAGCAGCAACTTACTAATCCCGAATATAGGCGACTCCATGATTATTACACTGGTAAAATCAAAGGGTTAGATAAAATCCTTATCCTAGAAGACCTATACAAACCACAGCCAGCTAAAGTTTTTGCCGATGGTTTAGCCATTCCACAAAGCGTAATACCTTATAAAAACGGGATTTTTGTGGTTCAGGGCGCACAGTTATTCTACCTAAGCGATGATAATAATGACGATAAAGCTGACAGCAGAGAAACTATTTTAGATGGCTTTGGTTTTCTTGATACCCATACAATGGCGCACTCTTTAACTCGTGGGCCAGGTGGTTGGATTTACTTCTCTCACGGTGCTTTGAATAAAGGCCTAGTCACAGCATTGAGAAGCGGTGTTGAACAAAGAGTAGATTATCAAAAAATCGCTAGATTCTCTGTTGATGGTAAAAAAATTGAGCTGGTGAGTTCGGGTTTGAATAATGTATGGGGACATGCTTTACGAGGTAATGGCCAATGGTATGGAACCGAAGCAAATGACTTTGGGTTCTCTATAACGCCAATGGAAAATGGTACAGGTTTCAAGGGTATAGGGAGCGATAGACTTCGTCCTTATCAACCTTGGGTTACACCTCTACACGAATTCAGGGTGGGTGGTACCGGTATATCTGGGCTCGCGTTTTCTGACGACATTAAAGGTGGCTTTCCGGAGGAATGGAAAGATGTTGGGTTATTGGCCAACCCCATCACCAATAAAATTAATGCAGTGAAAATAGTTCGAAATGCCGACGGTAGCGTAGCAGCGGAACACCTTGAAGATTTTCTTACCTCTAAAGACGAATGGTTTCGCCCAGTTAATTTAGAGTTTGGCCCAGATGGTAGCCTTTATATTGTAGATTGGTATAACAAAGTCGTATCCCACAATGAAGTGTCCAGAGAGCACCCTGATCGTGACAAAAGTCACGGTAGAATTTGGCGAGTGCGGCATCGCAGTCAAACTCAGCAAACATTCACAAACTTTAAAACCTTAGACTCTAAATATTTAGTAGAACACCTTAAGTCCTCAGGAACAACTTGGGCAAAACGTGCTGCTTGGCATCAAATTGCCGATCGACAAGCCACACAGCTCGCACCTGAACTTATCACTGTTATTGCAGATGCAAGCTTGCATGAACAAACTCGTATCGTGGCACTTTGGGCTCTAGAAAGCTTAGCCCACTATGATCGTAATTTAATGGTTTCGTTACTAAAATCTGCCGAGCCAGACCTGCGCCGTGAAGCTGTTCGAGCCTTGGCAAGCATGCCAATTTCAACTGTAGAATTTACACATTTACTTAAGCCTTTTATTCAAGACAAGAATGTAATGGTTCGTTCTCAAGTGCTTCGCTCAGTTGAACATTTTGGCAAAGCCAATGCCGATACTATCGACCTTGTGGTTAGTTTTTGTTTAGAAGATAGCGCTGACAATAAAATGGGCAGTGGTTATGAACGTAAATTTGAACGTTATCTTGCCCGTAAAGCTCTGGAACAATATGTGGTTGAACTAGGTTTATATTTAAAATCTGATTTAGCTAAAAAACAACCAAGGTCAAATATAGCTTGGGCCAAAAAAGCGTTAACTGGCAACTTAACAGCTAAAAGTTTTCTGGCTGCTTGGCAAGATAATCCAATAAAAAAAATCACTAAAGATAATATTTTCCAAATTAGTCAACTACTAAAAGATAAACAAGTATTCACAACACTGGCTTCTGCTTTTTCAAATCAAGCTAATGCTGAAGAAACTGTAGCAGCCGCTTTAACCTACAGGGAAGCCATAAAATCAAAAGAAATGAATCAAGCTTTAGTCCCTGCCATAGCTAGTTTATTGCAGACTGAAAATAAAATGAAAGCGATACAGGCGGCTGCTATTTTTAATTACCTACCAGCAATACCAGAAGCGGTAAGTGCGCTAGATGAATCTTCAGACAAAGTGCTATTACTCAGTGCTTTAACACTTATTGCTAAAAAACCAGCAGCCCATGTAGACGCGGTAGTTAAATTATTTAGTCAAACCAAAGACGCCGATATTAAAGCCCAAGCATTCAAAATCTTAGTTTTAGCTGAATTCCCCCTTGCTAAACAACAAATCAAATCTTTGTTTACTGAGTTGTCTGTCGCACAAAAGCACGATCTACTTTCGAGCTTGTCTTCGTCTAAACAAGGCGCAAAGGTTGTTTTAGATGCTTATGAGCAAAAGCTTATTACTGCTGATTCAATTGACATACATACAGTTAATGCAGTTGCTGCTTTTGTGAAAAATGATGCACAAATTATGGCGTTAGAAAAGTTAGTCAAAAATAAAGCCGCGGCAGACAAAAAAGCTTTAGATCATAAGTTTGAAAAATACCAAGAAATTGTTATGCAGGATATAGGACAAGCAAGTAAGGGTGAAAGCCTCTTCAAAAGTTTTTGCCTATCTTGTCACTTAGTAGGCTCTGAAGGCGCTGGTTTTGCTCCCGCCTTAGATGGGTCTGCGCACCGCTCAAATGAAGGTCTGTTAACAGCGATTTTAGATCCTAACGCTGCAGTAGAAGGCAGCTATTATACCTATAGAGTTATTAAAACTGACGGTAGTGTCATAGAAGGCTTTCGTGAAATGCATGATGAAACAGGTGTAACCCTTCGCTTTATGGGAGGCGGGTCGTACACCATTCCACAGGCTGAAGTACAAAAGGCCTTCTTTACCAATCGTTCTGTGATGCCAAACAACCTTGTGGATGGTCTTTCAAAACAGCAATTTGCAAATCTTATTGCTTTCATAAAAACACTTAATTAG
- a CDS encoding DUF1080 domain-containing protein produces MKYKMFFIVCATTLLAGCQSNEYSGVASLATAKTVSLFDGKTFNGWKTADPAKMHLWSIEDGVITTGNYRTKARGNTYLRTEKEFADFEFKCLFRLSGDPSTGLINSGIQYRSNGEPRVVGYQADIGDGYWGDIYDEHRRGLLVKADLSILSKTLVSDAWNSYTIHVEGNRHRLYINDILTADYIEQADVPQKGYIAVQLHSGGKAKVEFKDLTITEL; encoded by the coding sequence ATGAAATATAAAATGTTTTTTATCGTTTGTGCAACGACCTTATTAGCCGGTTGCCAATCAAATGAATACTCAGGTGTTGCATCACTAGCGACGGCAAAAACAGTCTCTTTGTTTGACGGAAAAACCTTTAATGGTTGGAAAACAGCTGACCCAGCAAAAATGCATCTTTGGTCGATAGAAGATGGGGTAATTACCACAGGAAATTATCGGACTAAAGCTCGTGGTAATACCTATTTACGGACAGAAAAAGAATTTGCTGATTTTGAGTTCAAATGCCTTTTCCGTTTGAGTGGCGACCCAAGTACCGGCCTGATTAACAGTGGCATTCAATATCGTTCAAACGGCGAACCTCGCGTTGTAGGTTATCAAGCTGACATTGGCGACGGGTACTGGGGCGACATTTACGATGAGCATAGGCGTGGCCTCTTGGTTAAGGCTGACCTATCAATTTTAAGTAAAACATTAGTATCTGATGCTTGGAACTCTTACACCATACACGTTGAAGGCAACAGGCATAGACTTTATATTAATGATATTTTGACTGCAGACTACATTGAACAAGCAGACGTTCCGCAAAAAGGATACATAGCGGTACAACTTCACTCTGGTGGCAAAGCAAAAGTCGAATTTAAAGATCTGACCATCACTGAGTTATAA
- a CDS encoding alpha-N-acetylglucosaminidase, with protein sequence MTRIIIKSLLKTLSMTFVLLFFISPLKASSPNETSVAEVKAVFKRLAGSELPQLNFDLVAGNNVSDWYQVTVASNVINVSASSSIALTYGAYHYLKSTGAMSVSWEGNRIKIPSQFSPYIGEKVSASFDLRTYLNVCAYGYSTPWWDWSRWQQEIDWMAVHGINNVIAMEGQEFVWQKLWNEFGLSNQELNDYFSGPAFTPWQRMGNIENHQGVLPQSWINKKHDLQIKILDRMRGLGIKPVLPAFSGYIPKQFMTKYPNAKVIEMKGWSGFKNKTYWLDPADPLFAKLAKRFLEIYNGEYGKGEYYLSDSFNEMHPPVSDDNKYQDLANYGDAIYQSIKQVVPDATWVMQGWMFGADKKFWDNQAISAFLSKVPNDKAMVHDIGNDRYHVWQNAESFHDKKWVFGFIHNYGASNPIYGDFNYYQQQVKGLLEDKNKGNLSGFGVFPEGINNNSVVYEYLFDLAWDHKEHTFSQWIDQYTAARYGHNSPQLMQAWPLLEQSVYSTQYWDSRWWNGAGAYLFFKRPQLGFVKFEKHPGDMVKLREALDILISVASEYQDSPLFMHDLIDFYRHYLTIEIDKRLLETTNLYVAGKIATADTSFEKVKKLVDGMDLLSGNQADTLSQWIDDASKYSNSAAESNYYAKNAKMQVSLWGGNSLRDYASKAWQGMYKHFYLPRWTLFFETLKNAAIEGTEVDNGELAWALIQWEQTWVEQPLNLKHEQPEEPIKLIYSLEKLIK encoded by the coding sequence ATGACACGAATTATCATAAAAAGCCTATTAAAAACATTGAGTATGACTTTCGTTTTACTCTTCTTTATTTCTCCGTTAAAAGCTAGTAGCCCAAATGAAACCTCTGTCGCTGAGGTTAAAGCTGTATTTAAAAGACTAGCAGGATCAGAATTGCCTCAATTAAATTTTGATTTAGTGGCAGGTAATAATGTATCTGATTGGTATCAGGTTACCGTTGCAAGCAACGTTATTAATGTCAGTGCAAGTTCATCTATTGCTTTAACTTACGGGGCATACCATTACTTAAAAAGTACCGGTGCTATGTCTGTTAGTTGGGAAGGGAACAGAATAAAAATTCCTAGTCAATTTTCTCCTTATATTGGTGAAAAGGTCTCCGCTTCTTTTGATTTAAGAACCTATTTAAACGTTTGTGCCTATGGTTACTCTACGCCATGGTGGGATTGGTCTCGTTGGCAACAAGAAATTGATTGGATGGCAGTTCATGGCATTAATAATGTGATTGCCATGGAAGGACAAGAGTTTGTTTGGCAAAAATTATGGAATGAGTTTGGCCTCAGCAACCAAGAATTAAATGATTATTTTTCTGGCCCAGCATTCACTCCGTGGCAAAGAATGGGCAATATTGAAAATCACCAAGGTGTTTTGCCACAAAGCTGGATCAATAAGAAACATGATTTACAAATAAAAATACTAGATCGTATGCGTGGTTTAGGCATAAAACCTGTTTTACCCGCATTTTCTGGCTATATTCCCAAACAGTTTATGACTAAATACCCGAATGCTAAGGTCATTGAAATGAAAGGCTGGTCAGGGTTTAAAAACAAAACCTATTGGCTTGATCCGGCAGACCCTCTTTTTGCCAAATTAGCAAAACGCTTTCTAGAAATATATAACGGTGAGTATGGTAAAGGGGAGTATTATTTATCGGATTCATTTAATGAAATGCATCCACCTGTGTCAGATGATAACAAATATCAAGATCTGGCAAATTATGGCGACGCCATTTATCAATCGATTAAACAAGTTGTGCCAGATGCCACCTGGGTCATGCAAGGTTGGATGTTTGGTGCGGATAAAAAGTTCTGGGATAACCAAGCCATTTCTGCATTTTTAAGCAAAGTACCGAATGACAAAGCAATGGTGCATGATATTGGCAATGATCGATACCATGTGTGGCAAAACGCCGAGTCATTTCATGACAAAAAGTGGGTTTTTGGTTTTATTCATAATTACGGTGCCAGCAATCCTATTTATGGTGATTTTAATTATTATCAACAACAAGTTAAGGGTTTACTGGAAGATAAAAATAAAGGGAATTTGTCGGGATTTGGTGTGTTTCCTGAAGGCATCAATAACAATTCAGTGGTATATGAATATTTATTTGATCTGGCCTGGGATCATAAAGAGCACACTTTTTCCCAGTGGATAGATCAATATACTGCAGCTCGTTATGGACATAACTCGCCACAATTAATGCAAGCTTGGCCGTTATTAGAGCAGTCGGTTTATAGCACTCAGTATTGGGATTCTAGGTGGTGGAACGGCGCTGGGGCTTATTTGTTTTTTAAACGGCCACAACTAGGATTTGTTAAATTTGAAAAACATCCTGGAGACATGGTTAAGCTTCGTGAAGCTCTTGATATTTTAATTTCTGTAGCCAGTGAGTACCAAGATTCCCCTTTATTTATGCATGACTTAATTGATTTTTATCGACATTATCTCACCATAGAAATTGATAAACGTTTATTAGAGACAACTAATTTATATGTAGCTGGCAAGATTGCAACAGCAGATACTTCTTTTGAAAAAGTAAAAAAACTGGTGGATGGCATGGATTTATTGTCTGGTAATCAAGCCGATACTTTATCTCAATGGATTGATGATGCCAGCAAGTACAGCAATTCAGCGGCAGAATCAAATTACTATGCAAAAAATGCCAAAATGCAAGTTTCCTTATGGGGCGGTAATTCTTTGCGAGATTATGCTTCAAAAGCATGGCAAGGTATGTACAAACATTTTTATCTACCTCGCTGGACATTGTTTTTCGAAACACTTAAAAATGCTGCAATTGAAGGTACAGAAGTGGACAATGGCGAACTAGCATGGGCTTTAATTCAATGGGAACAAACTTGGGTGGAACAACCATTAAATCTTAAGCACGAACAGCCTGAGGAGCCAATTAAATTGATCTATTCTTTAGAGAAATTGATTAAATAA
- a CDS encoding DUF1328 family protein, with amino-acid sequence MLGWAVTFLIIAIIAAIFGFGGIAGAAAGIAKIIFFIFIALLVLSLVANALRGKPPKA; translated from the coding sequence ATGTTGGGCTGGGCAGTAACATTTTTAATCATCGCCATCATCGCCGCGATTTTTGGATTTGGTGGCATAGCTGGTGCGGCTGCAGGTATTGCCAAAATCATATTCTTTATATTTATCGCTTTACTTGTTTTATCTCTAGTTGCCAATGCATTACGAGGCAAACCACCTAAAGCTTAA